One window of the Misgurnus anguillicaudatus chromosome 8, ASM2758022v2, whole genome shotgun sequence genome contains the following:
- the phb2b gene encoding prohibitin-2b produces MANKEPSKFAQHLRDLAGRMSSGSKGAGLGLKLLIGAGALAYGVKEATYTVEGGQRAIVFNRIGGMQMDTVLSEGLHFRIPWFQYPIIYDIRARPRKIASLTGSKDLQMVNIALRVLSRPVASNLPVMYQQLGKDYDERVLPSIVNEVLKSVVAKFNASQLITQRAQVSLLIRRELFERAKDFNIILDDVAITELSFSKEYTAAVEAKQVAQQEAQRAQFFVEKAKQEQKQKIIQAEGEAQAAKMLGEAVTKNPGYLKLRRIRAAQSIAKTVAASQNKVYLSADSLVLNLQDESFNNLSLGKK; encoded by the exons ATGGCGAATAAAGAGCCTAGC AAGTTCGCGCAGCACCTGAGAGATCTGGCCGGACGCATGTCCTCTGGCTCAAAGGGTGCTGGACTTGGACTGAAATTATTAATTGGAGCAGGTGCACTCGCTTATGGCGTCAAAGAGGCCACATATACAG TGGAGGGTGGTCAGCGAGCAATCGTCTTTAACAGAATCGGAGGAATGCAGATGGATACTGTCCTCTCTGAAGGTCTCCACTTCAG AATACCATGGTTTCAGTATCCAATCATTTATGATATCAGAGCCAGACCAAGAAAAATAGCATCTTTAACGGGAAGTAAAG ACCTGCAGATGGTGAACATCGCTTTGCGTGTGCTGTCGCGACCTGTTGCCTCCAACCTTCCCGTCATGTACCAGCAGCTGGGGAAGGACTATGATGAACGTGTGCTGCCGTCTATTGTAAATGAGGTTCTGAAAAGTGTTGTAGCCAAGTTTAATGCTTCCCAACTAATTACACAAAGAGCCCAG GTCTCTCTGCTGATCAGGCGGGAGCTATTTGAACGCGCTAAGGACTTTAACATAATTCTCGATGATGTGGCGATCACAGAGTTGAGCTTCAGCAAGGAGTATACCGCAGCTGTGGAAGCCAAACAAGTTG CCCAGCAGGAGGCACAAAGAGCTCAGTTCTTTGTTGAGAAAGCAAAACAAGAACAGAAGCAGAAGATCATCCAAGCTGAAGGAGAGGCCCAGGCTGCCAAAATG TTAGGTGAAGCCGTCACAAAGAATCCTGGATATCTTAAACTCAGAAGAATCAGAGCAGCGCAGAGCATTGCCAAAACG GTGGCAGCTTCACAGAATAAGGTGTATCTGAGCGCGGATAGTTTGGTTCTGAATCTACAGGATGAATCTTTTAACAA TTTGTCTCTTGGAAAGAAGTAA
- the pde6d gene encoding retinal rod rhodopsin-sensitive cGMP 3',5'-cyclic phosphodiesterase subunit delta yields the protein MSSDEDRAKEILKGFKLNWMNLRDAETGKVLWQGTEDLSLPGVEHEARVPKKILKCKAVSRELNFSSAEKLEKFRLEQKVFFKGQCLEEWFFEFGFVIPNSTNTWQSLIEAAPESQMMPANVLTGNVVIETKFYDDDLHVSTSRVRLFYV from the exons ATGTCTTCTGATGAAGACAGAGCGAAGGAGATTCTGAAGGGGTTTAAACT AAACTGGATGAATCTTAGAGATGCAGAGACAGGGAAGGTTCTCTGGCAAGGAACTGAAGATCTCTCCCTTCCTGGGGTAGAACATGAAG CTCGGGTTCCTAAGAAGATTCTGAAATGTAAAGCGGTTTCCAGAGAGCTGAATTTCTCTTCAGCAGAAAAACTGGAAAAATTCAGACTGGAGCAAAAAGTTTTCTTTAAAGGACAGTGCCTAGAAG AGTGGTTCTTTGAGTTTGGGTTTGTAATTCCTAATTCTACAAATACGTGGCAGTCTTTGATAGAAGCTGCACCAGAGTCACAGATGATGCCTGCAAATGTTTTAAC TGGTAATGTTGTTATAGAGACCAAGTTTTACGATGACGACCTTCATGTCAGCACATCCCGGGTACGACTCTTTTATGTCTGA